TTGAATTATTGACCTGTATTCCTTAAACTAGTTCATCATGTCTAGTAGAACTTTTTATTTCCATGAAGAAAAGGTCCCCTTTGACATTAATAGTTAGAAAGGTTTTCAATATACCATTTTGTGTTAGGAAGGTCTGATTGGTATTCAATTACTAAtttaactatatatatatatatatatatatatatatatatatatatatcttcctTACAGTCCACCAAAGTCACTGTCATGAGGTTATAAGTCCTTGGACATTTAAAATTTCCCAATTTGTAATCCAGGTTTATTCTTTGCGTGGAAGTTGACCTTTATATGAGATCAGACCCTATTTGATAATCTAATCCAATAattaaatttaacggattcaAATCTTAATACGTTTAGACGcatttaataacaaaaaatcgaatatctgaattaattaagtgacattGAATTTCCTAAGTGAAACTTGctctaaaaattaaatgataatatACTCATTTATTACTTAATATAATATACACTCACATGTGTCAGATTTTATCTAACAtccaaaaaatgaaaggaagCTAAAATTGCACTATagagcatagttattaaacccggcccggCCCGGCGGTTCACCGGTCAACCCGGTGAACCGGCCATGAAACCGGGCCGAGTTCTTAACAAGATCGTTTCTGCATTGAACCCGTTGACTTTTCAACGGACCGGCAGTTGAACCGGTTAACTCGGTTGAACCGGCCGATTTTATGAAAAACCCGGTCTTCGAAAAAAATTTGTAAACATTGCTGGAATTGAGAATTGATCGCGCGACCTCATGCAAAGAAGAAGACAACCATTACCGTTGGACCAACCAACAATTTATTAGTTTCTTTGttcttatattatatattacaatcttattcttattttatttctccaaaacaaaatttatttgaaatctttTAATAACATTTTTATTATTCCCTGAACTCTATAAATTATGAAATTGActtaaaaataacatattacacaaatcattttaatggtaaatattattcttaataaacttttgcacttaaaattcataaataaactagataattatacttagataaaattttatacttgatatttggtggattactaattaaatttaggttgttaattcttataaaaattaatgaatCTATAATAAATTAAACTAACTGAATATTTATTATggcataaaaattataaaacataatatttaaatatatgtagtgaccCACCGGTTGGACCACTCATCCACCGGTTGAACCAGtaacccgttgacccacctcCTTCACCGAGTTCCTCCccgggccgggtttaataactatgctatAGAGCACTCAAAATACGTGCAAGTATAGAGCAAAACATGACACTTTGCATTGGTTACACACTAGAAGGAGATGCTATCTTAGTAATTCGGCTAATTTGGAGTAGCAGACATGAAAATCCTTCATGCAAGTGGCCTAATATTTAAGGATTTGCGTGCTGTGTTAAGGAGTAATGTTGATGTCAATCAAGTTTCTTAAGATGCAAACAAAGTTGCGCATTAATTGGCACATTAGATGCAAATATAGTTGTGTATTAATTGGGACATTATGCTAAAACAGCCAATTCTATTGACTCTCTATGGCATTCACCCCCAAACTTTGTTTGTCAATTCGTGCtgatagtaattttttttttcacttatgGGCATCGTAGCTTTTTGGCCAAACTAATCCCTTAAGATTATATATAGAGTCTTGACCAGAAATATACTGCAAAGTAGCACATAGGGTTCAATTACGGGATCTACTGATTACTACCAGGCTACGGAACTGATCGCACTACCCGCAGGGGGTAATAAATCTAGCAATAAAGGTTTGGTTTTTCTAATGGGTGACTAAAGGTACTCATTAACATATCTAATATTCATCTAACCTATCATATATATGAACATgctaataattattattctcttttgtatttatatacttttcctATCTTATTTAATTTTACCCTTCTTCCcttgtatttatttgctttttctaattaaacttatatttttataaatataaGATCTAAAAGATATTTTAATGAGTGCTCTATGAGCACCCGATATTAGACAAATCgataaaaattttctttctataaataaataaataaatataagtaGCCCATTTAACCATACTACGGCACATTTATACTTTTTAGAAACTAAAACACAGGCCCAAGCCTGCGTCCTATATGCAGAAAGCCCAAAATTGATGTGTCACTGACGAAATATACATACAGTATTGCTTCACTGAAACGTCTTCTTCCCTTTTGCCTTTTCAGTGCATAGGGTTTTAGCATTTTGAGCTATCATTCTCTCTCGCTCACTGCGTGTTTTTTAGTGTGTGTAGTGtgtgtcctttttcttttctttcttgaattattgaatttttattatcaaaatgaCTAAATTCCGAAAGCTTAATCGACCAACTGGTCATCGAATGTCCATGCTCAGGTTTGAGCTTTCATGCTCTTGTTTACAATTAGATTCTTTTTTTGATTTGTATTGTAAAACgatttattgtattttttattttgttgttgATTATGGGCAGAACCATGGTGTCCCAATTGGTAAAGCATGAGCGTATTGAAACCACTGTCGCAAAGGTAggaatttttctcctttttatttattttctgtcTTCCAATTTTAGGCCCCATTTTTTTATTCCATTTCGTTATGGgtgttttttttcccccttttctgaGGTTATATTTCTGATAGGTTTTGTCGAAAATGGTTGTTTGTTATTTAACAAAATTAATTGTATAAATGATTGATCAAAATGTGCATTTTCTTGGTGTTGATTACGCTTAGCCTAAGATGGATTGAGAGTAGATGTTTTCTTGGAACTGTTTATGTGGGGtctttttaattaaatttatctCAGAATCTGGATTAGCGTTGTCATATTCAAGAAAATGATGTTATGTTAAAAATTCCAAGCAAATGCAAGCCTTTTTCAGAAAgattatgattatttttttgtatttttcagaACTGGAGTATTGTTATTAGGTTTCAGTAActtgaatatgtgatttatttaaAAGATTGTAGCAGACCTCAGATACTGAATTGGGATTAATGTAGTTGGCTGGGTAGTTTTGCAGAACTGCTAGACATTGTTGTGTGctaaatttcttttaatttgattGAATTACAGGCTAAGGAAGTTCGGAGGCTTGCTGACAACATGGTGCAGCTCGGAAAAGAGGTGGgcttatttgttatttttttaatgtaaaattTTGTAACTATAAGTACAGTAAGGTAATATCTCGAGTAGGCCGATCATTGACAGTTGCTTTCTGGATGAATTTGGCTCATGATGATTCAGAAGTAAAGTGAATTGCTCTCACTTgattaaatgcaatttttatgatgattttagAGTATGAGAAAGTTTAGAataaaggaaaatgaagatggAGATGGGCAGTAGTATAATAAATGCTACTCTTTTGTAATGGGTCATTTATTGTATTCTTGATTGCTAATGTTATCTGTTGCCATAGTTCAATTTGTATCATGGTGCTATATTCCACTCTGTGTTCCAATTTCTTCATCTTTTGCCTTGTCATTTTGAAATGTGGATTTTCTATTGTGGGTTATCATCAACCCTTCTCTAAGATAACTTAGtattcttttcttgattttactTTTGCTTCACTCTTTACAATATTAATACGTTTGaaagatttttatatttttgatcAGGTTTGTCTGAAagttgtttttttatttatgtatttctttgaaaaatatacTCCAggtcttttacttttttttttagtaccAGAAGTATCCTGGCTGCTCTCTGTAAATTAAATTGTAAATATGGTTATAGGTGGTATTTTCCTGTCATACTCATGTACTGTGGATGAATTCCTGAAGGTACTGTTCGACCCTCTTGTAGCATGTTACCTTCTTTACAATGAGAATTACCAAATGAGATCCTGGGATCTATGCTCTTCCTTGGTGATTACATTAAAGGTCAAGTGAGCATGCTATGGCCTGATTAGGAACGCATATTGAAATGAGTGTACTAGTCTCTTGTTGATGCTCCTTGCTTTGTGTTTGTGCAAGTGAAAGTAACAGTTATGCTATTTTTCAATGCTAGATAGTCCAAAAGGTTTTTTGGAAAACTCTTGCTTTAGGTTCTTGATTGGATTTAGTTACATAGACAAATAAAGTTCAGCAGTGTTAAGAGTGAGCAAAGGAAAAGATTATTATGCAATTGATGGCCTGGATAGTGCAGGCAATTTGGAGAAAAAGGGATTATTGAATATTCTACAACTGAATCATGCTTGTACTGCTGCTTTGTGCTCCCGTTTCCCTTCTCTTCTCTTTCAGCTTTGGCTTTCTAGGTTTAGATGGACATTGTCTTGGTGAATAAGCAATGTGATATCAATTTGGAAGGGGCCAAATCCACACCCTAAGTGCCAACAGGACAGTAAAGCCTGTAGCATTTAATATTGTAACTTTCTAGAATCTGAAGTTATCCTTTCACACAATAATAACAAACTGCCTTCATAACACTCTTCTTTCAGCTATCTCCTACCATTCTTTTAAAGACATTCTATGTTTTTTCCTAATACTGACACTGCATAAAGCATTTGCTGTAAATTTATCAGAGTGAGAAAGTTTTTTCTCATGAATTAACGACACAAATTTCATCCTTAATgcttgaaaacaaagaaggatcAATTATAGATCCGTGACAATTTGTGTCGTACATGCAGGGAAATTTACTGATATCAAATAAATATTAGAAATTAGGAGACCGTATAACTGGAAAACATTTGCATGATTATAGATTGGaattaaaagttaaaataatTGGACAAtgcaaattattattattttacgaAAGCATAAATTTATAGTTGCAAAAAGGTGCGAAGGAAACCATTAACTGTTGAGGGCTTCAAGGTCCTATTGGTATTTAGGGTGTGGATATAGGATGATAGGGTGTGTATTGAGTCCCTCTCTATCAATTTTCTGTTCAATTTACTCCAGACTCCTGTTATTCtatttttcttgtcttttgaAACAACTTTGAAAACCTTTGGATTTGACTGAATTGGCTGTTTTTCATCTAGTTGAAGTTCATGAAATAGTGTGCCCAAAGAAGTCTTTGTCCGTGCCCTCATTTGAAGCCCACCTTACTGTTAACTGCAAGTTTCACAGAAGCAAATGAGATATGGAAGTGTAGTCCCTTGAAAATGGTCCTCAATCTGTCTGTTGAATTTTGGTGCTGCATGAAATTTCAGTTTGACCGCATGAAATTTCAGTTTGACCTCGCAATTTGtaaattttgttggtttttcaGAAAATAGTTGAAAATTGATCTTAACTACTGTTGTTTATGTTTGGAATAAACTAAGGTAGTATATTTTTGGCTGGAACTATTCTtgctttttttatttgcttacttTAAAAGGGGAGTTGAAGCTCTAAGGTACCATGTGATGGTTGATGAAATATACTATTCCATTTTCTGTTTCCATGGCAATTTCATATTTAAATTGGAAAAGATCTTGTAGGATATTGTGTTTCCTGTGGGCCAGTTTTCTGCCCAGAGTGCTTGTGACTTGCTTAAGCACATATGTCTAACACAAATGACTAAATCAGCTATTAAATTAATTTATGGCATTTTTCCACTTTAATTTGACCAATGGATATGCTTCTCTGCCTGCCTGGCCCTTGGGAACCTTGCCACCCTCATGTTACTTGTAGTTTCATTATTTGAGTAATTATTTTTGTATACTCTCAGGTGGTGAAGAAATCAACTTGTTTCATCAGCCAGATGTGTGCTCTATAGTTGCTTATATAGAAATTTGAACCATCATGTACCAACATTATTCACTGCAAATCTTTCAAAGAATCATGATCTAgtctgaaaaatttcattgttaTTTACATAATACTACTATTAACTTGAGAAGTTCTCAATTATAAACAGTATCTGGCTACAGGATTTAGTTGCAACAAATTTCTGGGTTAACATGCAGAAATTCATTGTTATTATGCACAAAATTGGAATCAGTATAGACCAACACCATCAGCTGTCCTATTTGACTGCAAATATTTTATGTTGTACTACTCTCAAACTTGacagtgcatttttttttaaaaaagtatcTGACTATAGGATTGGGGTTTTCAAAATTGCCTCAATCTTCTGGGTTATTTTATTTGTTACACAGTCCGTTTTCCTGGTGGTTCAGATATTGCAGCATTGCGTGCTACAGAAAGGATGAAACCCTTGATCTCATTGGTCTTTTCAAAAGATGATGACCTTGGGGAGTTCAAGCATCCAATTTTATAGTTTTTTGGCATTATGCCTAAAAATCTCGGCAACTATGGATGAAAAGAACAATACATGGCCTATTATGCTTTATTTATATGATAACTGCAATTAAATGAACTTCATTGGCATGTGAAATAATCtataaattgcttttttctaACTGGAAATTTTACTGATTGCGTGCAGTGGGCTTAAAACTTAAGATTCTGTGCCGAGTGTCTGCTTCAACTCTGGAATCTGTTGACTGTGCTTTCTTTGGATGATCATATAATCACTATTAATGGCAATTTGGATGATCGGGAATATTTGCTTATTAAAGACCTAAAATCAATGTCATTGTTAAAGGCTCATTTGGTTTATGGCATGTCACAGGATTGGAAATTGATTCTGTCGCATCCCATTTTTATTCAGTTTAAGTGACAGGATTAGTGATCCAATTAAGATAAGGTTATTTCATATTTGGgacaaaatcatcaaaattgGGCATGGGGTTCAAGGTAGTAACCCCTAGTTGGCAGTTTGGTTGGAAGATAATTTGTACCCTTCTTTGATCGTATTTCGGTACCTGAGTATGCAATCCTACATTTACATAGTTGATATTGAACTTTTGCTAGGATATCTGGTCAATAATTGTGTACTGAACAAATAGAAATCTTGGGATGAGTCATTGCGGGTAAACTGTTTCCTGAATGATTCGTCCCCTGTAATCCAGCCCACCAATCAGATGAGCCATAACTGGATGTAAAATGACTACTATTGATTGCTTCCATTATCAAGTGAATTGAATCTATTATTATATTATTGCAAACCAATCGTCATTGTATGTTGGGAGTCTCGTTGCTTTTAGTATTAGAGCTGTATACATATGTCTTTACCTTGTATTTCAACTCCCTTTCTGAATATTTTCAGGGTACCCTTTGTGCTGCAAGGCGTGCTGCTGCCTTTGTTCGGGGAGACGATGTTATTCACAAACTTTTTACGGAATTGGCTTACCGATACAAGTAATGTTTTAACCTGATGCGTTACAAAATGTTGTTGCACGTTTCTGGTTGTAATAGTTGACGGACATGTCTGTATAACAGGGAGAGAGCTGGTGGGTACACTAGAGTGCTTCGTACTCGAATCAGAGTTGGTGATGCCGCTCCAATGGCGTACATTGAGTTAGTTTACCAAATCTTTTGCCTCTAGCTGcaattaattgatgattagGTTGTCAGATTCTTCTGCAATGGTAACTGAATGCTCCTTTTATGGGACAAAAAAAGAAACACAAGATATTAATCACACATACCTGTTCGCACAGTTTTGTAGCTTTCAGAAATCCTAGGATACAATTTTCTGTCAAAATTTTGCAATTATCTGACAGTtcatcaaaattttgttttcataaATTGAGATTCAGGTGCTAAGTTGTGTCTCAGGTGAAAAGAAATTTCCTTTAATGTGACCTTTTCATTATCAGAAGTTAAACAAAAGAAGGAAGGGTGTTCTTTGATATGCAAATCAGATACCCGCATAGCCTTCTTGGATGATGAATCTCTCTCTTACACGCTCAAACATGCACACACAAATTTAATGATGGTATTAACAATGTTTCTTTTGGCAAATTTTGCAAGTGGTCAACCAGGATCTGTGGAATTACCTTCCAGATCTCGTCAAACAATTTTGTGCCGGACGATCTTCCAGTTATTTGGTCAATAGAACTTATATCTgataaacaaaaagtaaaaatttcttttcatcTTGCAGGTTTGTAGACAGAGAAAATGAACTTAGGCAGGCAAAACCTCCAACTCCCCAACCACCACAGAGGGCACCATTGGATCCCTGGACTAAATCACGACTCAGCAGGCAATTTGCTCCTCCTAAAGAAGACAAAAGCTCAGAGTCCGACAGTTGAGATATATGTGCATGAACATTAGCATGAAGTTTATTTTGGCCTTTTGGTCTGAATTTCAAGATAATCCCCCTCTTCAACCACAAGTTTTGATAGCTAGGCAAATGCTTGGAGCTTTACTTCAAGCATAATGTATTCATGTGCTACTAGAATCTTTCGCAACTGATGTGCTGTCAACTTCAAAGAACAGTTTTCTGCACCAATGTAAAAATTGTGCATCAACCATGATTTTGGGAGGAAAGCAAGACTGCAAGAGCTGCCCTTTTGGCAATATCTACTTCAATTACGAATATTTGATAGCTTGATCTTTGATACAGTTGATGCAACtgaggattttttttcttcttgtggaTAAAAATATCATGCGAGTTGGGAATGTTATTGTTAGATAGTCCCAAGCTTGAGCCTAGAGTTCCCAGTTCTGGGAATCAGGATAATTTTTTTTGCGGATTGCAAGGAATATTAAGGATCGATACACACTTGTTCTTCATGTATTTTAAGTAAAATGGTCTTTTTCATCATCACAATTCATTGAATTGAGTTGTCATTTTTTCCAGCTTTGCTAACAATGATTACGGTTGGCTACCAACTTTGCAACTAAACCCCCTTACCTGCCAtttaataatatataaatataataagaAGACATCCCAGCCTAAATCTGTTGGCCATTGGAACTACTGATGgacaaaattctttaaaaagatGTAAATGATAGACAAAATTCTTTATCAAAAGTAATCTTATTTCTCTTCGACCAGGTCAACTTAAACCAGGGCTTGCAAAATTGGCCTCCCAGATTAAGCAACAACAGGGGGCTGAGAAGGGTTTCCTTTCTACCAGATTGAAACGATCAATCTTGAATACGATCTTTTTGTTTTAACTTTTACCTGAATTGGTCTTGAAGTCTACTTCTGTCAAGGAACTACTTATATAACAAGTCAAAGCATACATTCCTGTTATTGCTTTTCCATTGAGATAATAAAAGCcagtttggattgctattttctagattttttatagaaaaatatactgtaacgatttgatatatatgagataaaaaagtgattgaaaaatgatttcataaaaaatgtaaaaatttttggaaaaaaaatggcaatccaaacaaggataCATGTCCCATTAATGCATCTATCTTATTATGTAGCAAGATATCATGAGTGACACCAAAGAAAAATAGATGTCTGGGGGATCCAATTATGCAGAACAAGCATTGCAGAGTACAATTTCAATATGAATTACTGATGaagctgtattttttttttgggaggaaTGGGTTAGATGGTATCGCTATCAGGagagaaagttaaaaaaaaaaatagctgtaTTTTTATCAAACAGAATCTAAGTGATTAGCAAGACGATAAACAAACACTCTACGCTGCAACAAGTATTAAAAGAATTTGGGAAGTAACCTTTTTGGCAGTAAAATTTGATGCTATTCTAGTATACATAACAACTTCTAGTTTACCTGCACCAAATAGTATGATTTTTTaacatttattttcttgttaattttctctttttttttggggtggatcaaatttcaattggtcctaaaatttgatatgATATTGAAATCCTGGGATTGAAAGTTCAATTCAATTTCTGAATGCACTATGGCAATATAATAGATTTGGACACAGACCAAAAAACTTTTGCCAAAGCAGCCAGCATGCTTGAGGGTTTGCTTTGCTTTGAATACAAAGTACATACGGTGTCATGTCTCTATACTTTCTCAAACCTTATCTTGCTTTCCCTTTCTTAGTAATCTTTTTACATGCAATGATTAGAATATGGAAAGTTTCATAGTATTCGCATACGTTTTCAGTCCACCTTCTAGGTgcacattttttaaaattaaagaaaatcgaatataatatatttatcaattctgttttcttccccactttattcattttttaaaaagaattaaTTATGAGAAAACACTTTGTGTTAAACTTTTATAGCAAGCGGGTTCTCTCTtaaacttctttttcttttctttttttccctgttTTACCTCTCTTAATATTTAATACACTAGAGAAAAGTTGTTTATtttactattcttttttttttttgaaagaaagtGGTTTATTTTACTATGAAAGGCAAACGTACCGCTTATATTTTATGAAATCTTTTCAGTTACATCTTTATATAAAAGTTAGACTCAGCACTTCAACTCTTTTTATGAAAAGAGTAAAATCAGTCTTCTTGAATAACATAATATGGCTCTTTTGGATTTGCAATTACATCTTTTTAGTTCGTGGAATCTACAGTAATAAACTCCAAAAACACACAATCTCAATTGcactaaaataaaacaaaataaaataaatcctaAAATTTTTTCACCTTCCACATGCAATCACGGCCACCACCGTTGGCAGCTACCCTCCCCTcatatcaaattttaggaccaattgaaatttgaccca
The genomic region above belongs to Coffea arabica cultivar ET-39 chromosome 7c, Coffea Arabica ET-39 HiFi, whole genome shotgun sequence and contains:
- the LOC113697807 gene encoding uncharacterized protein, with translation MTKFRKLNRPTGHRMSMLRTMVSQLVKHERIETTVAKAKEVRRLADNMVQLGKEGTLCAARRAAAFVRGDDVIHKLFTELAYRYKERAGGYTRVLRTRIRVGDAAPMAYIEFVDRENELRQAKPPTPQPPQRAPLDPWTKSRLSRQFAPPKEDKSSESDS